Genomic window (Roseivirga sp. 4D4):
GAGTTAGGTCAGATGGAAGGAGACCGCCTTCGGAAAGAAAAGCGGGGTAACATTGTAAAAGAACTTAGAAAACTTGCCGAAGGCAGCAATGTCGAGGCCGAACTTCAGGATATTGACCTTTATAAATTGCTTAAGGTGTATCAACGGGTTCTTTCGCGCTTTGAATATGAGCAGCAAAAGCCTACTCACCAAGTGGTTCAATACCCATATTCTATCAGTACTCAGCGACAGTTTGTACTTGATAAATTAGCGGCTTCCCCAAGGCTTTCTTTTACCGAGCTGATCGCTTTTGAACCGAATAAGATTGCTGTGATCTTTAATTTTCTCTCCATTCTTGACCTGCTGCAAATGCGTAAGATCACGATGCATTTGGGTGAAGGGTTTAATAATTTTTGGGTCGAGAAGATCGAGGATGAGCTTGTGGAGGATTGAAACGGGCTTAATTCAATGTCCAGACATAAAAAAAGCGGCTCATGGCCGCTTCTGAATTCAATTCCTTTGATCTTAGAATCTCTCTCCCATAGAGAAGTAGAAGTTTCCTTCTATCGCTGCATTCTCGTCAGAATCTGAACCGTGAACAGCATTTTCTCCAATAGACTTAGCGTAAATTTTTCTGATAGTACCTTCAGCAGCTTCTGCTGGATTAGTAGCACCGATTAAAGTTCTAAAGTCTTCAACAGCGTTATCTTTCTCAAGAATGGCTGCTACGATAGGTCCAGAAGACATGTAGTCCACTAGCTCACCGTAAAAAGGTCTTTCCTTATGTACTTCGTAGAATTTACCGGCTAACTCAGTGGTCAACCTGGTATATTTCATAGCAATGATTTTAAATCCCGCTTCCTCGATCATTTTCATGATCCCACCAATGTTACCATCTGCCACAGCGTCAGGCTTAATCATTGTGAATGTTCTGTTAGTTGCCATAATCGTTTTATAGTTCCTTTTTAAAATTCGTGCGCAAAAATAGAAGATAATTTTTAATATGATACGGCCTTAGAATGAATCTTTTAAGGACTTAATATTCAGATAATCAAGGTCTCTTTGATTGTTTCGTAGCCGATTTCTTGACAACTTTGCCGATTCTTGACGGACCGACTTTGTCGGAAGCAGTGCATGCAGAACTTAGACTTATTAAAATCCAAGCTTAGTAATCCCAGCAAAATCGTAATTACCACTCATGTGAAACCCGATGCAGACGCCTTGGGCTCCTCCTTGGGCATGGCCAATTACTTGATCAAAAAGGGGCATGATGTGCAGGTCATCACACCTTCCGAGTATCCAGGTTTTTTGCATTGGATGAAAGGCAATGATGATGTGTTGGTTTATAGCGAAGATACTCACGACACTGCTAAAGTGTTAATGGATCAAGCAGACATCATAATGACACTAGATTTCTCCGTTCTGGGCCGTATCGATGAATTAGGCGATATGGTTAAAGAAGCGAATGGGTTCAAGGTGAATGTAGACCATCATTTAGATCCTGAAGATTTTGCTGATTTCAGACTTTGGGATACAGGAGCAGCTGCTACCTGTGAGCTTTGCTATGATTTGATCGTGGCATTAGGTGACGCAGATTTTATCGATAAGGACATTGCAGAGTGTCTATATGCTGGTATCATGACCGACACAGGTGGGTTTAGGCATCCTAATACTACACAAAATGTGCATGAAGTTGTCGCCAAACTTATTGCTCATGGTGCCGATAATAGTCGTGTTTCCAAGGAAGTTTATGACAAAAACTCTATCGATAGACTCCGCTTTTTGGGCTATGCACTAAGTCAAAATTTACAAGTGATTCCTGATAGCCGTGTTGCTTTCTTTGCCTTATCCGAAGATGAATTACGACAGTATAATTCGAAAACAGGAGATACTGAAGGTTTGGTCAATTATGCCCTTTCAATAGAAGGAATAACCCTTGCAGGACTATTTAAAGAATCAGCAGGTGGCGTCAAAATATCACTCAGGTCTATCGGCAAGTTTCCGGCTAATGAAATTGCTGCCAAGTATTTCAATGGTGGTGGGCATAGGAATGCAGCTGGAGGTAAAGTCGAGCTTTCTCTAGAAGACACGGTGGATCGTTTTAAGAGCGTTTTAGAAGAGTATAAGGATCAATTAGAGGAAGAATATAAACTGCTATGAAAAGAAATATCTGTGTTTTCCTAGTGGCGCTGTTTGTGCTCATTGTGGGTTGTGACCAAACACCACCTTATGTGATGCTAGACTCAGGCCTTAAGTACAGATTACTTGATGACAAAGGGGCTGACAAACCTAGAATGGGGGATGTGATGTTCATGGACATGGCCCATTATCTGGGAGATTCACTCATCTTTCAGACAGAGGAAGGTGGCTTTTTTATAAATCCAAATATTGGAGCTCCCCCGGAAATACGTGAGGTACTTAACTTGACCGGAGAGGGCGACAGTCTTCAAATAGAAATGTCCTTGGGAGATTATGCTCGCTTTACCGGGCTCCCAATTTCTCCAAGAATGGATACAACTCAAAGCGTAACTTGGAACATAAGAGTTACAGAAATTGAGAACGAATCTACGGTTATAGAAAGAAACAGGCTGGCACAAGCCAAGACGGATAAAGAATTAATTGAAGCTTTTATCGTTAACAATAATTTAGAGGCCTCTTCTACTGAGGAAGGGCTCTATTATGTAACTTTGGAAAGTGGAAATGGTGTTTTTCCAAAAGATGGAGATGAAGTATTTTTAAAATACTCGATGTCTTTGTTGGATGGAACACTAATCGACACTAGCAGTGAGGTGATTGCGAGAGAAAACGACTTATTTAACCCGAATAGAATATATGGCCCTAGGTCATTTGTTCTAGGTGACAGGGAGATTCTCAGAGGCTGGAACATCGGTATGCCCAAATTTAGTAAAGGTGCTAAAGGAACCTTATTGATTCCTTCAGACTTGGCTTATGGTACATCGGGTTTCGGATCGCAGATTGGACCGAATACAGTGATAGTTTTTGATGTAGAACTGGTAGACATTAAATGATGAAGAAATTAGTATACCTTTTACCTGTTTTGTTTTTTCTAATCGCATCCTGTGATCAGGATAATATTTTCGATCAGGAAGAACAGCTGCGCATAGATATTGATTTAATTGAAACATACTTGGCGCAGAATAACCTTGTAGCCGATACGCTTCGGCCTAGCGAGATTAGAATTATTACTACGCAAGCCGGCACAGGACCGCTGCCTAGCTTCGGTAGCTCGGTCGTTGTTGATTATCGAGGATACTTACTTGACGGAACAGAGTTTGATACCTCTATTGGCGTAGGGGCCATTGACGTAGTGGTCGGCCGTGGCGATGTTATTCAAGGTTGGGAGATTGCATTGCGAGAGATGAATGCAGGTACTAGTGCTACTATATTGATTCCGTCAGGTCTTGGTTATGGAAACAATAGGCAAGGCCAGTTTATCACGCCTAATTCTGTGCTGATCTTTGATATTCAGGTTTTAGATGTGAGATAGCGAAGTACCTCAGTGTGCTTTTCTTTAGCTATGAAAAGAATTTGCTTTGCTACAAATAATCCTCACAAACTAGAAGAAGTCAGGACTATCTTGGGCGATCGCTTTGAAGTTCAATCCTTGAGTGATATAGGCTTCGATGGTGAACTGCCAGAAACGCATGAGACTTTAGAAGAGAACTCCCAAGAAAAGGCACAATACCTATTCAATAAGTTTCAAATGCCCATCTTTTCAGACGATTCTGGACTGGAAGTGAGTGCACTTAATGGTAGGCCGGGTGTACATACTGCACATTATGCCGGAGACAGGAATGCCGATAAGAACATGGACAAAGTATTATCCGAACTGAGCCCCTCCGATAGTCGAGATGCACAATTCAGGGCGGTAGTGACCTACATCGATTCATCTGTCGAAAGACAGTTTGAAGGGATTATAAAGGGAAGTATTGCTCCAGAAAAAACGGGTGAGGATGGTTTTGGCTACGACCCAATTTTTATTCCTGAAGGGTATGATCAGACTTTTGCCGAGCTATCGGCCGATGTGAAGAATACAATGAGTCACCGAAAAAGGTCCGTTGAAAAACTGGCTGCATTTCTAAATCAACTTAATTAACGCTAAGCTTTCTATTTTTGCATTATGGAAAAGCCATATATCATTGGTATAACGGGTGGAAGTGGTTCTGGAAAGACCAGGTTTCTGAAACAATTGATTGAGGGATTTGATGGCAGGTATGTCACTTGTATATCTCAAGATGACTATTATAGACCTCGTGAATACCAGTTGGTAGATAAGAATGGTGAGTTGAATTTTGATAGGCCTGAGTCAATTGATTATGAGCACTTTGCTACCGATTTGAAAGAGTTAAGCGAAGGAAGGAGTATTAAAAAGGAAGAGTATACCTTCAATAATCCCAATGCGGAGGCGAAAACTTTGGTTAGAAAGTCGGCACCAGTAATTTTGGTCGAAGGTATTTTTATTTTTCACTACAAGAAAATTGCCGAGTTGATAGACCTCAAAATTTTCATAGATGCCCGCGACTATGTAAAACTTCAACGAAGACTTAAAAGGGATAGAGAAGAACGAGGCTATGATGCGGATGATGTGCTTTACAAGTATGAGAACCATATCATGCCCTCTTATCAGAAGTACATTGAGCCCTACAAAGAAGAGGCAGATTTAGTTGTGCCAAACAATAAAGACTTTGATAAGGCACTTCATGTGTTAAAAGCGGCTATTCAGAGCAAAATAATGCCCAGCAGCTGATCTTTTCTTCAATCGATTTACTAAATTCGTGCCGCTGAATGAAAATTCATACGAACATATCGGGCTTTAAGCGATCACTATTCTTCCTATTGGGAATTTTTGTGGCAGTCTTTGTGATTTGCCAGGAGGTGGTTAGCTACCAAAGTAATCAGATATGTGAGGAAATCATTGAAGCAGATGAAGAGTCGGAAGAGGCGCCAAAACAAGACATTGTCTATTCCCTAACTTCGCAGGTAATTCTACCAGTCAGTGGGATTGAGTTAGAACCTTTTCAGGCAATATTCATCGGAGAAGTTATTCGTGAGACCGAAGAGAAAGTACCATTCTTACCTGAAGTCGCCCTATATGATTCTCCACATTTCAAGACATTGTTTCGGCAGTTCCAATCGCCAAACGCACCCTAGTTAATATTTGATCAAATCGCTGCCCTTCCTTTCGAATGGCATAATTCGGAGCTATTTCGCTCTCATAACTCATTTAACATTTTAGAATAACCTTTATTACCAATGAAAAATAAGAATACAATCGTTTTTCTGACAGTCGTC
Coding sequences:
- a CDS encoding segregation and condensation protein A, translating into MSFEIKLPLFEGPFDLLLFFIQRDELDIHDIPINKITSDFLDYLHHLEQMNVEVASEFILVAATLMRIKAKMLLPRPVLDEEGNEIDPREELVRHLLEYKKYKSVIEELGQMEGDRLRKEKRGNIVKELRKLAEGSNVEAELQDIDLYKLLKVYQRVLSRFEYEQQKPTHQVVQYPYSISTQRQFVLDKLAASPRLSFTELIAFEPNKIAVIFNFLSILDLLQMRKITMHLGEGFNNFWVEKIEDELVED
- a CDS encoding FKBP-type peptidyl-prolyl cis-trans isomerase; its protein translation is MMKKLVYLLPVLFFLIASCDQDNIFDQEEQLRIDIDLIETYLAQNNLVADTLRPSEIRIITTQAGTGPLPSFGSSVVVDYRGYLLDGTEFDTSIGVGAIDVVVGRGDVIQGWEIALREMNAGTSATILIPSGLGYGNNRQGQFITPNSVLIFDIQVLDVR
- the rdgB gene encoding RdgB/HAM1 family non-canonical purine NTP pyrophosphatase; amino-acid sequence: MKRICFATNNPHKLEEVRTILGDRFEVQSLSDIGFDGELPETHETLEENSQEKAQYLFNKFQMPIFSDDSGLEVSALNGRPGVHTAHYAGDRNADKNMDKVLSELSPSDSRDAQFRAVVTYIDSSVERQFEGIIKGSIAPEKTGEDGFGYDPIFIPEGYDQTFAELSADVKNTMSHRKRSVEKLAAFLNQLN
- the udk gene encoding uridine kinase; the encoded protein is MEKPYIIGITGGSGSGKTRFLKQLIEGFDGRYVTCISQDDYYRPREYQLVDKNGELNFDRPESIDYEHFATDLKELSEGRSIKKEEYTFNNPNAEAKTLVRKSAPVILVEGIFIFHYKKIAELIDLKIFIDARDYVKLQRRLKRDREERGYDADDVLYKYENHIMPSYQKYIEPYKEEADLVVPNNKDFDKALHVLKAAIQSKIMPSS
- a CDS encoding FKBP-type peptidyl-prolyl cis-trans isomerase; translation: MKRNICVFLVALFVLIVGCDQTPPYVMLDSGLKYRLLDDKGADKPRMGDVMFMDMAHYLGDSLIFQTEEGGFFINPNIGAPPEIREVLNLTGEGDSLQIEMSLGDYARFTGLPISPRMDTTQSVTWNIRVTEIENESTVIERNRLAQAKTDKELIEAFIVNNNLEASSTEEGLYYVTLESGNGVFPKDGDEVFLKYSMSLLDGTLIDTSSEVIARENDLFNPNRIYGPRSFVLGDREILRGWNIGMPKFSKGAKGTLLIPSDLAYGTSGFGSQIGPNTVIVFDVELVDIK
- a CDS encoding DHH family phosphoesterase; its protein translation is MQNLDLLKSKLSNPSKIVITTHVKPDADALGSSLGMANYLIKKGHDVQVITPSEYPGFLHWMKGNDDVLVYSEDTHDTAKVLMDQADIIMTLDFSVLGRIDELGDMVKEANGFKVNVDHHLDPEDFADFRLWDTGAAATCELCYDLIVALGDADFIDKDIAECLYAGIMTDTGGFRHPNTTQNVHEVVAKLIAHGADNSRVSKEVYDKNSIDRLRFLGYALSQNLQVIPDSRVAFFALSEDELRQYNSKTGDTEGLVNYALSIEGITLAGLFKESAGGVKISLRSIGKFPANEIAAKYFNGGGHRNAAGGKVELSLEDTVDRFKSVLEEYKDQLEEEYKLL
- a CDS encoding nucleoside-diphosphate kinase, whose product is MATNRTFTMIKPDAVADGNIGGIMKMIEEAGFKIIAMKYTRLTTELAGKFYEVHKERPFYGELVDYMSSGPIVAAILEKDNAVEDFRTLIGATNPAEAAEGTIRKIYAKSIGENAVHGSDSDENAAIEGNFYFSMGERF